Proteins from one Neodiprion fabricii isolate iyNeoFabr1 chromosome 5, iyNeoFabr1.1, whole genome shotgun sequence genomic window:
- the LOC124182784 gene encoding myosin-VIIa isoform X1, giving the protein MVIVTRGDYIWIEPVSGREFDVAIGARVVSAEGRRIQVKDDDNKEQWLTPERRIKAMHATSVQGVEDMISLGDLHEAGILRNLLIRYNENLIYTYTGSILVAVNPYQILPIYTAEQIKLYKDRKIGELPPHIFAIGDNSYTHMKRYGQDQCIVISGESGAGKTESTKLILQYLAAISGKHSWIEQQILEANPILEAFGNAKTVRNDNSSRFGKYIDIHFNELGVIEGAKIEQYLLEKSRIVSQSTDERNYHIFYCILAGLSREEKTKLELDDASTYKYLTGGGSITCEGRDDAAEFADIRSAMKVLLFTDAEIWEILKLLAALLHTGNIKYKATVVDNLDATEIPEQTNVQRVASLLGVPVQPLIAALTRRTIFAHGETVVSTLSRDQSVDIRDAFVKGIYGRLFVLIVKKINEAIYRPKNMARSAIGVLDIFGFENFNHNSFEQFCINYANENLQQFFVQHIFKLEQEEYNHEGINWQHIEFVDNQDALDLIAIKQLNIMALIDEESKFPKGTDQTMLAKIHKTHGSHRNYLKPKSDINTSFGLNHFAGVVFYDTRGFLEKNRDTFSADLLQLIHISTNKFLQVCFAEDIGMGSETRKRAPTLSTQFKKSLDALMKTLCSCQPFFIRCIKPNEYKKPMMFDRGLCCRQLRYSGMMETIRIRRAGYPIRHSFNEFVERYRFLIAGIPPAHKTECRAATFRICQAVLGRSDYQLGHTKVFLKDAHDLFLEQERDRVLTRKILILQRNIRGWVYRRRFLRMRAAAVKIQKCWRGYAQRQRYKRMRIGYMRLQALIRSRVLSHRFRHLRGHIVGLQAHARGYLTRRMYRKKMWAIVKIQAHVRRMIAQRRFKKLKYDYRHHIEVLRLRKKEEKELKDQGNKRAKEIAEQNYRERMQELERKEIEMEIEDRRRMEIKKNLINDAAKKQDEPVDDSKLVEAMFDFLPDSSSEAPTPARETSVFNDLPAPKADQHEVISPIQMPSEDEEDLSEYKFQKFAATYFQGNITHQYSRKPLKHPLLPLHTQGDQLAAQALWITILRFTGDLPEPRYHTMDRDNTSVMSKVTATLGRNFIRSKEFQEAQMIGMDPETFLKQKPRSIRHKLVSLTLKRKNKLGEDVRRRLQDDEYTADSYQSWLEARPTSNLEKLHFIIGHGILRAELRDEIYCQICKQLSNNPSKSSHARGWILLSLCVGCFAPSEKFVSYLRAFIREGPPGYAPYCEDRLKRTFNNGTRNQPPSWLELQATKSKKPIMLPITFMDGNTKTLLADSATTARELCNQLSDKISLRDQFGFSLYIALFDKVSSLGSGGDHVMDAISQCEQYAKEQGAQERNAPWRLFFRKEIFAPWHEPTEDQVATNLIYQQVVRGVKFGEYRCDKEEDLAMIAAQQYYIEYFTDMNVDRLFTLLPNYIPDYCLTGVDKAIDRWGHLVVQAYKKSYYLKEKVPSIRVKEDVVSYAKFKWPLLFSRFYEAYRNSGPNLPKNDVIIAVNWTGVYVVDDQEKVLLELSFPEITTVSSQKTNKVFTQTFSLSTVRGEEFTFQSPNAEDIRDLVVYFLEGLKKRSKYVIALQDYKAPGDASSFLSFQKGDLIVLEEESTGETVLNSGWCIGCCERTGEKGDFPAETVYVLPSLTKPPNDILALFSIEGPEHGRRLYPQQMNGVESREKLHTLAEYAIDHFRTPPKRTMSKALTLTTARRGHIDELWRHSRDPIKQPLLKKLISKEELAEEACFAFNAILKYMGDLPTKRPRIGNEYTDHIFDGPLKNEILRDEIYCQIMKQLTDNRNRLSEERGWELMWLATGLFTCSQSLLKELTLFLRTRRHPISQDSLQRLQKTLRNGQRKYPPHQVEVEAIQHKTTQIFHKVYFPDDTDEAFEVDSSTRAKDFCQNIAQRLNLRSGEGFSLFVKIADKVISVPEGDFFFDFVRHLTDWIRKARPSRDGVSPQFTYQVFFMKKLWTNTVPGKDRNADLIFHFHQELPKLLRGYHKCTKEEASRLAALVYRVRFGESKQELQAIPQMLRELVPADLVKIQSSNDWKRSIVGSYNQDAGMSPEDAKITFLKIVYRWPTFGSAFFEVKQSTEPNYPEMLLIAINKHGVSLIHPQTKDILVTHPFTRISNWSSGNTYFHMTIGNLVRGSKLLCETSLGYKMDDLLTSYISLMLTNMNKQRTMRIK; this is encoded by the exons ATGGTCATCGTCACGCGG GGAGATTACATATGGATCGAGCCCGTATCTGGAAGGGAGTTCGACGTAGCGATCGGGGCTCGCGTCGTATCGGCCGAGGGTAGAAGAATCCAGGTCAAAGACGACGACAATAAG GAACAATGGCTGACCCCAGAGCGGAGGATAAAGGCGATGCACGCTACGTCCGTCCAGGGCGTAGAAGACATGATCAGCCTCGGAGACCTTCACGAAGCTGGTATTCTGAGAAATCTTCTCATCCGCTACAACGAGAATCTCATATAT ACTTATACTGGGTCCATATTGGTCGCAGTGAACCCCTATCAAATATTGCCGATCTACACCGCAGAACAAATAAAACTTTACAAAGATCGCAAAATAGGCGAACTGCCGCCTCACATATTCGCCATAGGAGACAATAGCTATACGCACATGAAACGATATGGGCAGGACCAGTGCATTGTGATCAG cgGAGAGAGCGGGGCCGGAAAAACTGAGAGCACCAAGCTAATACTTCAATACCTCGCTGCTATTAGCGGCAAACATTCTTGGATAGAGCAACAGATACTCGAGGCTAATCCCATTCTGGAAG CATTCGGAAACGCAAAAACGGTAAGAAATGACAATTCGTCGAGATTTGGCAAATACATTGACATCCATTTCAACGAGCTCGGGGTGATCGAGGGAGCCAAGATAGAGCAGTATCTCCTTGAGAAATCACGCATCGTATCGCAGAGCACCGATGAAAGGAATTATCATATATTCTACTGCATACTCGCCGGGCTTTCCAGAGAAGAGAAGACAAAGTTAGAACTGGACGATGCTTCTACATACAAATACTTGACAGGG GGTGGAAGCATCACGTGCGAGGGACGAGATGATGCTGCAGAATTCGCAGACATTAGATCGGCGATGAAAGTCTTGCTGTTCACTGACGCTGAAATATGGGAAATCCTCAAACTCCTGGCCGCATTGTTGCATACCGGAAACATCAAATACAAAGCAACTGTCGTAG ATAATCTTGACGCAACCGAAATACCGGAGCAAACCAATGTGCAGCGAGTCGCCAGCCTTCTAGGAGTTCCTGTTCAACCCCTGATAGCTGCACTGACGAGGCGTACGATATTCGCTCATGGAGAAACAGTG GTCTCCACGTTATCGAGAGATCAGTCAGTCGACATCCGCGATGCTTTTGTGAAAGGCATTTACGGCCGACTGTTCGTTTTGATCGTGAAGAAGATAAACGAAGCGATATACCGGCCGAAGAATATGGCGAGAAGCGCCATCGGAGTGCTGGATATATTTGGCTTCGAAAACTTTAATCACAACAGCTTTGAACAATTCTGCATAAATTACGCCAACGAGAACCTTcagcaattttttgttcagcACATATTCAAGCTCGAGCAGGAGGAATACAACCACGAGGGCATCAATTGGCAGCACATCGAGTTTGTTGATAATCAGGATGCTCTCGATCTGATAGCCATCAAACAGCTCAATATCATGGCCCTGATAGACGAGGAGTCGAAATTTCCCAAG GGAACCGACCAAACGATGCTGGCTAAAATTCACAAAACCCACGGCAGTCATCGTAACTATTTGAAGCCAAAATCGGATATAAACACATCGTTTGGTCTGAACCACTTTGCTGGCGTCGTTTTCTATGATACTCGAGGTTTCCTGGAGAAGAACAGAGATACTTTCAGCGCCGATTTACTCCAGCTTATTCACATATcaacaaacaaatttttgcaagTCTGTTTCGCCGAGGACATCGGAATGGGTTCAGAGACGCGCAAGAGGGCTCCAACACTGTCGACCCAGTTTAAAAAGTCGCTGGATGCTCTAATGAAAACCCTGTGCAGTTGCCAACCGTTTTTCATAAGGTGCATCAAGCCGAACGAGTACAAAAAGCCAATG ATGTTCGACCGAGGTCTTTGCTGTCGTCAATTGAGATACTCGGGCATGATGGAGACCATCAGAATACGAAGAGCTGGCTACCCAATCAGACATTCCTTCAACGAATTTGTCGAAAGATATAGGTTTCTCATAGCCGGCATCCCTCCAGCTCACAAG ACCGAATGCCGAGCTGCAACATTTAGGATATGTCAGGCGGTGCTTGGGAGATCCGACTATCAGCTGGGGCACACCAAAGTCTTCCTAAAGGACGCGCACGACTTGTTCCTCGAGCAGGAACGGGACCGCGTACTCACGCGCAAAATACTGATTCTGCAAAGGAACATTCGTGGTTGGGTATATAGGCGGAGATTCCTACGGATGCGGGCTGCTGCTGTCAAgatccaaaagtgctggaggGGCTACGCCCAGCGGCAGAGATACAAGCGAATGCGCATCGGGTATATGCGGCTTCAGGCTCTTATTCGGTCGAGGGTTCTATCCCACAGGTTCCGACACCTCAGGGGGCACATCGTCGGGCTGCAGGCACATGCGAGGGGTTACTTGACACGCAGAATGTATCGCAAGAAGATGTGGGCTATCGTTAAGATCCAGGCTCACGTCAGACGGATGATAGCTCAGCGGAGGTTCAAAAAGCTTAAATACGATTATAGGCATCATATTGAAGTGCTGAGGCTCCGCaagaaggaagagaaggaGCTCAAAGACCAGGGTAACAAAAGGGCCAAGGAAATCGCCGAGCAGAACTACAGG GAGAGAATGCAAGAGCTGGAGAGAAAGGAGATAGAGATGGAGATAGAGGATAGGCGACGAATGGAGATTAAGAAAAACCTCATAAACGACGCGGCGAAGAAACAGGACGAGCCGGTCGATGACAGCAAGCTAGTTGAAGCCATGTTCGATTTTCTTCCAGACTCGAGTAGCGAGGCCCCGACTCCGGCCAGGGAAACCTCTGTCTTTAAC GATTTACCAGCGCCGAAAGCCGATCAGCACGAAGTGATCAGCCCCATCCAAATGCCATccgaggatgaggaggatcTCTCGGAATACAAGTTCCAGAAGTTCGCCGCCACCTACTTCCAGGGAAACATCACTCATCAGTACTCCCGGAAGCCGCTCAAGCATCCGTTGCTACCGCTGCACACGCAGGGAGATCAATTG GCTGCTCAAGCTTTGTGGATAACGATATTACGGTTCACCGGAGACCTGCCCGAGCCCCGTTATCACACGATGGACAGGGACAACACGTCTGTTATGTCAAAGGTGACGGCGACGTTGGGGCGAAATTTCATACGCAGCAAAGAGTTCCAGGAGGCGCAAATGATCGGAATGGATCCc GAGACGTTCCTAAAACAAAAGCCTCGTTCGATTCGGCATAAGCTCGTGTCGCTGACCCTAAAgcgaaaaaacaaacttgGTGAGGACGTGCGTCGGCGTTTGCAAGACGACGAGTACACGGCGGACAGCTATCAGTCTTGGCTTGAGGCGAGGCCAACGTCGAACCTTGAAAAACTCCACTTTATAATCGGTCACGGTATCCTGCGCGCCGAATTGAGAGACGAAATTTACTGTCAGATATGCAAGCAGCTTTCCAATAACCCGTCCAAATCATCGCACGCCAGGGGTTGGATTCTCCTGTCTCTCTGCGTCGGTTGCTTTGCGCCATCGGAAAAGTTCGTGAGCTATTTACGCGCATTCATCAGAGAGGGACCACCCGGATACGCGCCCTACTGCGAAGACAGGCTGAAAAGAACATTCAACAACGGAACTAGAAACCAGCCGCCGAGCTGGCTCGAACTCCAGGCGACAAAGTCGAAGAAACCGATAATGTTGCCGATCACCTTCATGGATGGCAATACCAAGACGTTGCTGGCCGACTCAGCGACGACCGCCAGGGAGCTATGCAACCAGCTTTCTGACAAAATATCCTTGAGGGACCAGTTCGGTTTTTCTCTGTACATCGCGTTGTTTGACAAAGTCTCGTCCCTTGGTAGCGGCGGAGATCACGTGATGGATGCGATATCTCAGTGCGAACAGTATGCCAAGGAGCAAGGGGCGCAGGAGAGAAACGCGCCTTGGAGGCTTTTCTTCAGGAAGGAGATATTCGCCCCGTGGCACGAACCCACCGAGGATCAGGTCGCCACCAATCTGATATATCAGCAGGTCGTTAGAGGCGTGAAATTCGGGGAATACAGGTGCGACAAGGAGGAAGACCTCGCCATGATAGCTGCCCAGCAATACTACATCGAATACTTCACTGACATGAACGTTGACAGACTTTTCACCCTGCTACCAAACTACATACCGGATTACTGCCTTACGGGTGTTGATAAGGCTATAGACAGGTGGGGACACCTCGTTGTTCAAGCGTATAAAAAG aGTTATTACTTGAAAGAGAAGGTACCCTCGATTCGCGTGAAGGAGGACGTTGTCAGCTACGCCAAGTTCAAGTGGCCTCTGCTCTTCTCGCGATTTTACGAGGCGTATCGAAATTCCGGACCAAACTTGCCTAAAAACGACGTTATTATAGCCGTTAACTGGACCGGTGTCTATGTGGTTGACGATCAAGAAAAAGTGCTCCTGGAGTTATCCTTTCCCGAAATCACCACCGTATCTAGTCAAAA aacaAACAAGGTCTTCACCCAGACGTTTAGTTTATCAACGGTGCGAGGAGAAGAATTCACATTTCAGAGTCCCAACGCGGAAGATATCCGTGATCTGGTGGTTTACTTCCTCGAAGGTTTGAAGAAACGCAGCAAGTACGTAATTGCACTGCAAGACTATAAGGCCCCCGGGGACGCCTCGTCTTTCCTCAGTTTCCAAAAAGGCGATCTAATCGTTCTCGAGGAAGAGAGTACGGGCGAAACAGTTCTCAATTCCGGATGGTGCATCGGTTGCTGTGAGAGGACCGGCGAGAAGGGAGACTTTCCTGCCGAAACGGTTTACGTTTTGCCATCCCTGACTAAACCACCGAATGATATCCTG GCACTATTCAGCATCGAAGGGCCGGAACATGGGCGCCGTCTTTATCCACAGCAAATGAATGGAGTGGAATCTCGAGAGAAGCTGCACACTCTGGCCGAATACGCAATAGATCATTTCAG AACACCGCCAAAGCGGACGATGTCGAAAGCATTGACGTTGACGACAGCACGCCGTGGTCACATTGACGAGTTATGGCGACATTCGAGGGATCCGATAAAACAGCCACTGCTGAAGAAACTGATATCAAAGGAGGAGCTCGCGGAGGAGGCGTGCTTTGCCTTCAACGCCATACTAAAGTACATGGGAGATTTGCCGACGAAGAGACCGCGCATAGGTAACGAGTATACAGATCACATTTTCGACGGCCCGTTAAAGAATGAGATACTTCGCGACGAGATATACTGCCAGATAATGAAGCAGTTGACGGACAACAGAAACAGACTCAGCGAGGAACGCGGCTGGGAGCTGATGTGGCTTGCCACCGGATTGTTCACCTGCAGTCAAAGCCTTCTCAAG GAATTGACCCTGTTTCTGCGGACACGACGCCATCCGATATCGCAAGACTCCCTGCAGAGGCTGCAGAAGACGTTGCGAAATGGTCAGAGAAAATATCCCCCTCATCAGGTTGAGGTGGAAGCAATCCAGCATAAGACGACGCAGATATTTCACAAAGTTTATTTCCCTGACGACACGGACGAG GCGTTTGAGGTGGATTCGTCAACAAGGGCGAAAGACTTCTGCCAGAACATAGCGCAACGTTTGAACCTTCGCTCGGGGGAAGGATTCAGCCTGTTCGTCAAAATTGCCGACAAAGTGATCTCCGTGCCCGAGGGTGactttttcttcgatttcgtCAGGCATTTGACTGACTGGATAAGAAAAGCCCGACCATCGAGAGACG GTGTGTCTCCTCAATTTACGTATCAAGTGTTCTTCATGAAAAAGTTGTGGACGAACACGGTACCTGGGAAAGACAGAAACGCCGACCTGATATTTCACTTTCATCAAGAACTACCAAAGCTCTTGAGAG GATATCATAAATGTACTAAGGAGGAAGCCTCGCGACTTGCAGCTCTCGTCTACAGAGTAAGATTCGGAGAAAGTAAACAAGAATTACAAGCGATCCC ACAAATGTTACGAGAATTGGTGCCCGCGGATTTGGTAAAGATTCAGAGTTCAAATGATTGGAAGAGATCGATCGTTGGGTCGTACAACCAAGACGCGG GAATGAGTCCAGAGGACGCGAAAATAACATTTCTGAAAATAGTATATCGCTGGCCGACATTTGGATCTGCATTTTTCGAAGTAAAGCAAAGTACCGAGCCAAATTACCCAGAAATGTTGCTGATTGCTATCAATAAACATGGAGTGAGCTTGATACATCCACAGACAAAG GATATCCTAGTTACACATCCGTTCACCAGAATCTCAAACTGGTCGTCAGGTAACACATACTTTCACATGACCATCGGTAACCTGGTGAGAGGGTCGAAATTGCTGTGCGAAACCTCTCTTGGCTACAAAATGGACGACCTATTGACATCGTACATATCATTAATGCTAACAAATATGAATAAGCAGCGTacaatgagaataaaataa